A genomic window from Pseudocitrobacter corydidari includes:
- a CDS encoding acetyltransferase, producing the protein MVISIRRSRHDEGEKLVAVWCRSVDATHHFLSAEYRAELETLVRSFLPEAPLWVAANAQDEPVGFMLLSGQHMDALFVDPDVRGMGVGRLLVEHALSQAPALTTNVNEQNEQAVGFYKRMGFRVTGRSEVDDLGKPYPLLNLAYLKG; encoded by the coding sequence ATGGTTATTAGTATTCGCCGTTCACGGCACGATGAAGGGGAAAAACTGGTTGCTGTCTGGTGCCGTTCTGTTGATGCCACGCACCATTTTTTGTCTGCTGAGTATCGGGCTGAGCTGGAGACGCTGGTACGCTCATTTTTACCGGAGGCACCGTTATGGGTTGCAGCCAATGCGCAGGATGAGCCGGTGGGTTTTATGTTGTTGAGCGGGCAGCATATGGATGCATTGTTTGTGGATCCTGATGTGCGTGGGATGGGAGTTGGCCGTTTGTTGGTTGAACATGCGCTTTCTCAGGCACCAGCGTTAACGACCAATGTGAATGAGCAGAACGAGCAGGCGGTTGGGTTTTATAAGAGGATGGGGTTTAGGGTGACAGGACGCAGCGAGGTGGACGATCTCGGGAAGCCGTATCCGTTGTTGAACCTGGCGTATTTGAAGGGGTAG
- the aceB gene encoding malate synthase A — MTQQATTADELAFTEPFTGQEQQILTAEAVEFLSELVTRFTPKRNKLLAARIQQQQDIDNGKLPDFISETASIRNGDWKIRGIPEDLQDRRVEITGPVERKMVINALNANVKVFMADFEDSLAPDWNKVIDGQINLRDAVNGTISYTNEAGKIYQLKPNPALLICRVRGLHLPEKHVTWRGEAIPGSLFDFALYFFHNYKALLEKGSGPYFYLPKTQAWQEAAWWSEVFSYAEDRFDLPRGTIKATLLIETLPAVFQMDEILHALRDHIVGLNCGRWDYIFSYIKTLKNHPDRVLPDRQVVTMDKPFLSAYSRLLIKNCHKRGAFAMGGMAAFIPSKDAERNTQVLNKVKADKSLEANNGHDGTWVAHPGLADTAMAVFNDVLGEHKNQLFVTRSDDAPITAEQLLAPCDGERTEEGMRANIRVAVQYIEAWISGNGCVPIYGLMEDAATAEISRTSIWQWIHHEKTLSNGKAVTKALFRQMLAEELLVIQEELGEHRFSSGRFDDAARLMEQITTSDDLIDFLTLPGYRLLA; from the coding sequence ATGACACAACAGGCAACAACGGCGGATGAACTGGCATTTACCGAACCTTTTACCGGGCAGGAGCAGCAGATCTTAACGGCTGAAGCCGTTGAATTTCTCAGTGAACTGGTGACGCGCTTTACGCCGAAGCGCAATAAACTGCTGGCTGCGCGCATTCAGCAACAGCAGGATATCGATAACGGAAAGTTGCCTGATTTTATTTCGGAAACTGCTTCCATTCGTAATGGTGACTGGAAAATCCGCGGTATCCCGGAAGACTTACAGGATCGCCGCGTAGAGATCACCGGCCCGGTTGAACGCAAAATGGTGATTAACGCCCTGAACGCCAACGTAAAAGTCTTTATGGCTGATTTCGAAGATTCGCTGGCGCCGGACTGGAACAAAGTGATTGATGGGCAAATCAACCTGCGCGATGCCGTGAACGGCACCATCAGCTACACCAATGAAGCCGGGAAAATCTACCAGTTGAAACCCAATCCCGCGCTGCTGATTTGCCGCGTGCGCGGCCTGCATTTACCGGAGAAACACGTTACCTGGCGCGGTGAAGCCATTCCGGGCAGCTTGTTTGATTTCGCGCTCTACTTCTTCCACAACTACAAAGCGTTGCTGGAGAAAGGCAGCGGCCCTTACTTCTACCTGCCGAAAACCCAGGCCTGGCAGGAAGCGGCCTGGTGGAGTGAAGTCTTCAGCTATGCGGAAGATCGCTTTGACCTGCCGCGCGGTACCATCAAAGCCACTCTGTTGATTGAAACGCTGCCCGCCGTCTTCCAGATGGATGAAATCCTGCACGCGCTGCGCGATCACATTGTCGGCCTGAACTGTGGCCGCTGGGATTACATCTTCAGCTACATTAAAACCCTGAAAAACCACCCGGACCGCGTGTTGCCTGACCGCCAGGTGGTGACGATGGACAAACCGTTCCTCAGCGCATATTCACGCCTGCTGATTAAAAACTGCCACAAACGCGGCGCGTTCGCGATGGGCGGCATGGCGGCGTTTATCCCGAGCAAAGACGCCGAGCGAAATACGCAGGTGCTCAACAAAGTCAAAGCGGATAAATCGCTGGAAGCCAATAACGGCCACGACGGCACATGGGTGGCGCATCCGGGGCTGGCGGACACCGCGATGGCGGTCTTCAACGATGTGCTCGGCGAGCATAAAAATCAGTTATTCGTGACCCGCAGCGACGACGCGCCGATCACCGCCGAACAACTGCTGGCCCCCTGTGACGGTGAACGTACCGAAGAGGGCATGCGCGCCAATATTCGCGTCGCGGTGCAGTACATCGAAGCGTGGATCTCCGGCAACGGCTGCGTCCCTATCTACGGCCTGATGGAAGATGCGGCGACGGCGGAAATCTCGCGTACCTCCATCTGGCAGTGGATCCATCATGAGAAAACCCTGAGCAACGGCAAAGCCGTCACCAAAGCGCTGTTCCGCCAGATGCTGGCCGAAGAGTTGTTGGTGATTCAGGAAGAGCTGGGCGAGCACCGCTTCAGCAGCGGGCGCTTCGACGACGCCGCGCGTCTGATGGAGCAGATCACCACTTCCGACGACCTTATAGACTTCCTGACTCTGCCAGGCTACCGCCTGTTAGCGTAA
- the metA gene encoding homoserine O-acetyltransferase MetA → MPIRVQDELPAVNFLRDENVFVMTASRATGQEIRPLKVLILNLMPKKIETENQFLRLLSNSPLQVDIQLLRIDARESRNTPAEHLNNFYCNFDEIRDQNFDGLIVTGAPLGLVEFNDVAYWPQIKQVLEWAKDHVTSTLFVCWAVQAALNILYGIPKQTRNDKLSGVYEHHILQPHALLTRGFDDSFLAPHSRYADFPAALIRDYTDLDILAETDGGDAYLFASKDKRIAFVTGHPEYDANTLAGEFFRDVDAGLNPEVPHNYFPKNDPQNKPRATWRSHGNLLFANWLNYYVYQITPYDLRNMNPTLD, encoded by the coding sequence ATGCCGATTCGGGTACAGGACGAGCTACCAGCCGTCAATTTCTTGCGTGATGAAAATGTGTTTGTTATGACCGCATCACGCGCAACAGGTCAGGAAATCCGTCCGCTTAAGGTCCTGATTCTTAACCTGATGCCGAAGAAAATCGAAACGGAAAACCAGTTCCTGCGTCTTCTCTCTAACTCGCCGTTGCAGGTGGATATCCAGCTGTTACGCATTGACGCGCGGGAATCACGCAATACACCTGCCGAGCACCTGAACAACTTCTACTGTAATTTTGACGAGATCCGCGATCAGAACTTCGATGGCTTGATTGTCACCGGTGCGCCGTTGGGGCTGGTCGAATTTAACGATGTCGCCTACTGGCCGCAGATAAAGCAGGTGCTGGAGTGGGCGAAAGATCACGTTACCTCCACGCTGTTTGTCTGTTGGGCCGTCCAGGCCGCGCTGAACATTCTGTATGGCATCCCCAAACAGACCCGCAACGACAAACTCTCTGGCGTCTATGAGCACCACATTCTTCAGCCACACGCCTTGCTTACGCGCGGGTTTGATGACAGTTTCCTCGCCCCACACTCACGCTATGCCGATTTCCCGGCAGCGTTGATACGCGACTATACCGACCTCGATATTCTGGCGGAAACAGACGGCGGAGATGCTTATCTCTTTGCCAGCAAAGACAAGCGTATCGCATTTGTGACGGGCCACCCTGAGTACGACGCGAATACGCTGGCAGGTGAATTTTTCCGTGACGTGGATGCCGGTCTCAATCCGGAAGTGCCGCACAATTACTTCCCGAAAAACGACCCGCAGAACAAACCGCGCGCCACCTGGCGTAGCCACGGTAATCTGCTGTTTGCCAACTGGCTCAACTATTACGTCTACCAGATCACGCCATACGATCTGCGGAATATGAATCCAACGCTGGATTGA